The following proteins are encoded in a genomic region of Alphaproteobacteria bacterium:
- a CDS encoding NADH-quinone oxidoreductase subunit A, whose product MNGVITIQPEFLASYLPIVIFLAIAVALAMVMIVLPYIVGKQKPDAAKLDSYECGFDALGDARSKFDVRFYLVAILFIIFDLEVAFLFPWAVSLGHIGLVGFWAMMGFLGVLTAGFIYEWKRGALDWE is encoded by the coding sequence ATGAATGGTGTGATTACCATACAGCCGGAATTTTTGGCTTCGTATCTTCCTATAGTGATTTTTTTAGCCATTGCGGTTGCTTTGGCTATGGTGATGATTGTGCTTCCTTATATTGTGGGTAAGCAAAAGCCTGATGCAGCAAAGCTCGATTCGTACGAATGCGGCTTTGATGCTCTAGGGGATGCGCGCAGTAAATTTGATGTCCGCTTTTATCTAGTGGCTATTTTATTCATTATTTTCGATCTTGAAGTAGCGTTCCTGTTTCCATGGGCCGTATCACTTGGCCATATTGGGCTTGTCGGTTTTTGGGCCATGATGGGCTTTCTCGGCGTATTGACGGCTGGGTTTATCTATGAGTGGAAACGCGGTGCCCTGGATTGGGAATGA
- a CDS encoding NADH-quinone oxidoreductase subunit C, with translation MISSLPIIADRVLQAFPGGEVTAVETNGELRINVNSENLIGMLEFLKDDGACQFKMLIGICGADYPQRRNRFDVVYLLLSLRHNVRVRVHVDANEDTVIPSVSCVFSAAGWFEREVWDMYGVIFGNHEDLRRILTDYGFVGHPLRKDFPLTGHVEVRYDHEKKRVVYEPVKLDQEFRYFDNLSPWEGTQYVLPGDEKAKA, from the coding sequence ATGATCTCATCTCTTCCTATTATTGCTGACCGCGTCCTTCAGGCTTTTCCAGGCGGTGAAGTGACAGCTGTTGAAACCAATGGCGAATTACGTATTAACGTTAATTCTGAAAACCTGATCGGAATGCTCGAGTTTTTAAAGGATGATGGCGCTTGCCAGTTTAAAATGCTCATAGGCATTTGTGGGGCAGATTATCCGCAGCGCCGCAACCGCTTTGATGTGGTGTATCTGTTGTTGTCGCTGCGTCATAATGTGCGAGTGAGAGTTCATGTTGATGCCAATGAAGACACCGTTATTCCTTCTGTGTCCTGTGTATTTAGTGCTGCCGGATGGTTTGAGCGTGAAGTATGGGATATGTATGGAGTGATTTTTGGGAACCACGAAGATTTGCGTCGTATCCTAACCGATTACGGTTTTGTAGGGCATCCATTACGAAAAGATTTTCCACTAACCGGCCATGTTGAAGTACGTTACGATCACGAAAAGAAACGTGTGGTGTACGAGCCTGTGAAGTTGGATCAGGAGTTTAGATATTTTGATAATTTAAGTCCGTGGGAAGGAACCCAGTATGTATTACCTGGGGACGAAAAGGCCAAGGCATAA
- the typA gene encoding translational GTPase TypA: protein MTELRNIAIIAHVDHGKTTLVDAMLKQSGTFRENQQVQERAMDSNELEKERGITILAKCTSIILDNNRINIVDTPGHADFGGEVERILSMVDGVVILVDAAEGPMPQTKFVLGKALKIGLRPIVVINKVDRPDARVDEVLNEIFDLFSLMGATDEQLDFPALFASGRSGWCTKALDDPRENLKPLFETIIRHVPTPDSDPTQPFSMLVSLLESDPYLGRILTGRVHSGVARPNAQVKAINLDGTSHDKGRITKVLAFRGLQRVPVDEAVAGDIIQIAGLSIATVADTICDPSVETPIKALPIDPPTMAISISVNDSPLCGQEGNKLTSTLIRERLMSEAEGNVAIRVKESANRDAFEVGGRGELQLGVLIETMRREGFELTVSRPRVLFKRDEASGEILEPYEEVTIDVDEEFSGVVVEKISIRKGELQDMRPSGGGKLRLVFHVPARGLIGYQGEFMTDTKGSGIMNRMFHSYGTFKGEIVGRRNGVLISNGQGEAVAYALWNLEERGIMFVSHQDRVYEGMIVGENSRDNDLEVNVLKGKQLTNIRTTSKDEAVRLTPPKLMTLEEAMSYINDDELVEVTPKSIRLRKAMLDPNERKRASRMGAEKRLVE from the coding sequence ATGACGGAATTAAGAAATATAGCTATTATTGCCCACGTAGACCATGGTAAGACAACCTTAGTCGATGCGATGCTTAAACAAAGCGGAACATTCCGTGAAAATCAGCAAGTCCAAGAACGTGCCATGGATTCTAACGAACTTGAAAAAGAACGTGGTATTACCATTTTGGCTAAATGCACGTCCATTATCCTCGATAATAATCGTATCAACATCGTTGATACCCCAGGACACGCCGACTTTGGTGGAGAAGTAGAACGGATTCTGTCAATGGTTGATGGCGTTGTTATCCTCGTTGATGCAGCTGAAGGCCCTATGCCACAGACAAAATTCGTGTTGGGTAAAGCCTTAAAAATTGGTCTTCGACCGATTGTGGTTATCAATAAGGTAGACCGGCCTGATGCGCGTGTTGATGAAGTACTCAATGAAATATTCGATCTGTTTTCGCTTATGGGCGCTACCGATGAACAACTTGATTTCCCTGCCCTTTTTGCTTCTGGACGTAGCGGCTGGTGTACGAAAGCTCTGGATGATCCACGCGAAAATTTGAAGCCATTATTCGAAACCATTATCCGTCACGTCCCAACACCTGACTCTGATCCAACTCAACCATTCAGCATGTTGGTCTCGCTCCTTGAGTCCGATCCTTACCTTGGACGTATTCTGACTGGACGCGTTCACAGTGGTGTTGCCCGTCCCAACGCACAAGTTAAAGCCATCAACCTGGATGGTACATCACATGATAAAGGTCGTATCACTAAGGTATTGGCTTTTCGAGGCCTTCAACGTGTACCGGTTGATGAAGCGGTCGCAGGAGACATCATTCAGATTGCAGGGCTTTCCATTGCAACTGTTGCCGACACCATTTGCGACCCATCGGTAGAAACCCCTATTAAAGCACTGCCGATTGATCCACCAACCATGGCGATTTCCATCAGCGTTAACGATTCACCATTATGTGGCCAGGAAGGCAATAAATTAACCTCAACCCTCATTCGTGAACGCTTGATGTCGGAAGCCGAAGGTAACGTTGCTATTCGTGTTAAAGAATCAGCGAATCGTGATGCGTTTGAAGTAGGTGGACGTGGGGAACTTCAATTAGGGGTATTAATTGAAACCATGCGCCGCGAAGGATTCGAACTTACCGTATCTCGTCCACGTGTGTTGTTCAAACGTGACGAAGCGTCTGGTGAAATATTAGAGCCGTATGAAGAAGTAACCATCGACGTAGATGAAGAATTCAGCGGTGTCGTAGTAGAAAAAATTTCCATCCGTAAAGGTGAGTTGCAGGACATGCGTCCATCAGGTGGTGGTAAATTACGTTTGGTATTCCATGTTCCAGCCCGTGGCCTTATCGGTTACCAGGGTGAGTTTATGACTGACACTAAAGGCAGTGGTATTATGAACCGTATGTTCCATAGTTATGGTACATTTAAAGGCGAAATCGTTGGACGTCGTAATGGGGTTCTGATTTCAAATGGCCAGGGTGAAGCCGTTGCATACGCACTGTGGAATCTCGAAGAACGTGGTATTATGTTTGTTTCTCACCAGGACCGTGTTTATGAAGGTATGATCGTTGGCGAAAACTCACGTGATAATGATCTCGAGGTAAACGTGCTGAAAGGTAAACAGCTCACAAACATCCGTACCACCAGTAAGGATGAAGCCGTGCGCTTAACCCCTCCTAAACTCATGACACTTGAAGAAGCTATGTCTTATATCAATGACGATGAACTGGTGGAAGTAACGCCAAAGAGCATTCGTCTCCGCAAAGCCATGCTCGATCCAAATGAGCGTAAACGCGCATCACGGATGGGGGCAGAGAAACGTTTGGTTGAATAA
- a CDS encoding prepilin-type N-terminal cleavage/methylation domain-containing protein translates to MMRGWLSLRHRELGSGQRGFSLIELSIIIAVAATLMVGYLSLVQPESELKANATFTTMERMRAVMDSIEAFRVKYKRLPCPAEPKVRSDSTTVDGSTPVNKIYGGEGLDYSSGMKCTNNLGSVPFRNLGIKPEMMYDGWGRKFTYHVSSQLCAIGTSAGNDGCTPYSYNKNVGDLIVSEDGTTLTANGGYVIVSHGRNGLGAYLASGNRLPVTAATTQELENANKTALGVDAINKTYNIVATNAEGDDIVMYRTKDYVNSTATDVVHLMVSEADCAGNTAELSKINKTLAQTIDTSLYPTSTTGFGAYDPNYTGSRVALTIMWALQDECYHLYGDIGVAPTTPPLVKSCPGAAATPPNGATYNDGDHTCDCPSGDWDAC, encoded by the coding sequence ATGATGCGTGGTTGGTTATCGTTGCGGCATCGGGAGCTTGGAAGCGGGCAAAGGGGCTTTAGCTTAATCGAGCTGAGTATCATTATTGCGGTGGCGGCTACATTGATGGTGGGCTATTTAAGTTTAGTGCAACCAGAGTCTGAACTCAAAGCCAATGCGACCTTTACTACGATGGAAAGAATGCGGGCAGTGATGGATTCAATCGAGGCATTCCGCGTGAAATATAAGCGTTTGCCATGTCCGGCTGAACCTAAAGTTCGTTCCGACAGCACAACCGTTGATGGCTCAACACCAGTCAATAAGATTTATGGCGGTGAAGGACTTGATTACAGTAGCGGTATGAAATGTACGAATAACCTTGGCTCTGTTCCATTCAGAAATCTGGGTATTAAACCAGAAATGATGTATGATGGATGGGGACGAAAATTTACTTACCACGTGAGCAGCCAGCTATGTGCGATAGGAACCAGCGCAGGCAATGATGGCTGTACACCCTATTCTTATAATAAAAATGTAGGAGACCTCATTGTTAGTGAAGATGGCACTACGTTGACTGCAAATGGAGGCTATGTCATTGTGAGCCATGGTAGAAATGGTTTAGGGGCTTATTTGGCCAGTGGTAACCGACTCCCTGTTACGGCAGCTACGACTCAGGAATTGGAGAATGCCAACAAAACAGCATTAGGAGTGGATGCCATTAACAAGACCTATAACATTGTTGCCACTAATGCTGAAGGGGATGATATTGTGATGTATCGGACCAAGGATTATGTTAACAGCACGGCAACCGATGTGGTGCATCTGATGGTTTCAGAAGCTGATTGTGCTGGCAATACCGCTGAACTTTCTAAGATTAATAAAACGCTGGCACAAACCATTGACACCAGCCTTTACCCAACATCTACTACTGGATTTGGTGCGTATGATCCCAATTATACAGGAAGCAGAGTTGCCCTGACGATCATGTGGGCATTGCAAGACGAATGTTACCATCTCTACGGCGATATTGGCGTCGCCCCAACCACTCCGCCATTGGTAAAAAGTTGTCCTGGTGCAGCAGCAACACCGCCTAATGGTGCCACGTATAATGATGGCGATCATACCTGTGATTGCCCAAGTGGAGACTGGGATGCATGTTAG
- the ribA gene encoding GTP cyclohydrolase II RibA, giving the protein MKLFSPSHPCERAICDMRRGDLVSFNTVHHHVIIASGETLDLTRLKELIQHFNTQPVLVIPGKRLSFLYPDSSFPETVAIRFTSPDELIPFLTYCVSGLDSDRPSLPSSYHNQANPSETLALKLCHYAELLPLALLWNAPASVSHTLTSITEHDIQHYPQAIGASLKQVCIAPMTLYQTQDKPCSIIAYRSQAGGHEHYALMIGSPLTQTSPLVRIHSSCYTGDLLDSIKCDCRDQLHSAIEHMSDHDGGIVVYLMQEGRGIGLINKLRTYALQANGLDTVAANEALGFEDDERQFLPAATILKDLGLSSIQLLTNNPRKSAGLESHGIKVSACIPHVMVSHEHNRDYLSTKKDRLGHTF; this is encoded by the coding sequence ATGAAATTATTTAGTCCATCCCATCCGTGTGAACGTGCTATCTGCGATATGCGACGGGGCGATTTAGTGTCCTTCAATACCGTCCACCATCATGTCATTATTGCTTCGGGCGAAACTCTGGACTTAACGCGATTAAAAGAGCTTATCCAACACTTCAATACGCAGCCAGTCCTGGTAATTCCTGGTAAACGGCTATCCTTTCTTTATCCAGATAGCTCATTTCCAGAAACCGTTGCCATCCGTTTTACCTCACCAGATGAACTTATCCCCTTTTTAACATATTGCGTGAGTGGACTGGATAGTGACCGCCCTTCCCTGCCTTCATCGTATCATAATCAGGCAAACCCAAGTGAAACGCTGGCTTTAAAGCTTTGCCATTATGCCGAACTTTTGCCTTTAGCCCTGCTTTGGAATGCTCCGGCTTCTGTTTCGCATACACTGACATCCATCACTGAACATGATATCCAGCATTATCCACAGGCTATCGGTGCCTCACTTAAACAAGTCTGCATTGCCCCGATGACCCTCTATCAAACTCAGGATAAGCCCTGCTCCATTATTGCTTATCGCTCGCAGGCAGGGGGTCACGAACATTATGCCCTCATGATCGGCAGTCCACTCACACAAACCTCACCTCTGGTACGCATCCATTCATCCTGTTATACAGGCGATTTACTGGACAGTATCAAATGTGACTGCCGCGACCAGCTGCATTCAGCTATTGAACATATGTCTGACCATGATGGCGGGATCGTGGTTTACCTCATGCAGGAAGGTCGAGGCATTGGCCTTATCAATAAACTTCGCACCTATGCGCTCCAGGCCAATGGGCTGGACACCGTTGCCGCCAACGAAGCATTAGGATTTGAGGATGACGAACGCCAATTTTTGCCAGCTGCCACTATTTTAAAAGATTTAGGATTATCATCAATTCAATTACTGACCAACAATCCGCGTAAATCAGCAGGCCTCGAATCTCACGGCATCAAAGTCAGCGCTTGTATTCCCCATGTCATGGTATCGCACGAACATAACAGAGATTACCTTTCAACGAAAAAAGACAGACTTGGTCATACGTTTTAG
- the nuoF gene encoding NADH-quinone oxidoreductase subunit NuoF has translation MALHARDRIFTNLYGMEDWRLDAAKKRGDWDGTRSLLGKGREGIIKEIKDSGLRGRGGAGFSAGMKWSFMPKESKDGRPSYLVINADESEPGTCKDRDIIRHDPHKLIEGALIAGFAINAVAAYIYIRGEYYNEAVVLQKAIDEAYAAGLIGKNASGSGYDFDVILHRGAGAYICGEETALIESLEGKKGQPRLKPPFPAGAGLYGCPTTVNNVETIAVVPTILRRGPAWFAGIGRENNTGTKVFCISGHVNKPCNVEEEMSIPLKELIERHAGGVRGGWDNLLAIIPGGSSVPLLPKSICDTVLMDFDSLRAVQSGLGTAAIIVMDKSTDVIAAIMRLSKFYMHESCGQCTPCREGTGWLWRMMKRMVDGNATIDEIDSLLDLTKQIEGHTICALGDAAAWPVQGLIRHFRPVMEERIRSYQKKLTAA, from the coding sequence ATGGCATTGCACGCAAGGGATCGTATTTTTACGAATTTATATGGCATGGAAGATTGGCGCTTAGACGCTGCCAAAAAACGTGGCGATTGGGATGGCACCAGGTCTTTGCTGGGTAAAGGACGCGAAGGCATCATTAAAGAAATAAAAGATTCGGGGCTTCGCGGCCGTGGAGGTGCAGGATTTTCTGCCGGGATGAAATGGTCGTTTATGCCAAAAGAATCCAAAGATGGACGCCCTTCTTATCTGGTAATTAATGCGGATGAATCAGAACCGGGCACATGCAAAGACCGTGATATTATCCGTCATGATCCCCATAAATTAATTGAAGGGGCTTTGATCGCCGGTTTTGCTATTAATGCGGTGGCTGCCTATATTTATATCCGTGGTGAATATTATAATGAAGCGGTAGTGTTGCAAAAGGCGATTGATGAAGCGTACGCTGCCGGATTAATCGGTAAAAATGCCAGTGGTTCAGGGTATGATTTTGATGTCATTCTCCATCGTGGGGCAGGAGCCTATATTTGCGGTGAAGAAACGGCGCTTATTGAAAGCTTGGAGGGTAAAAAGGGGCAACCTCGTTTAAAGCCACCATTTCCCGCAGGTGCAGGTTTATATGGTTGCCCAACAACCGTTAATAACGTCGAAACCATTGCGGTAGTGCCAACTATTTTGCGCAGAGGTCCGGCGTGGTTTGCGGGCATTGGCAGGGAAAATAATACGGGAACCAAAGTGTTCTGTATATCCGGACATGTGAACAAGCCTTGCAACGTAGAAGAAGAAATGAGCATTCCCCTCAAAGAACTTATAGAACGCCATGCGGGCGGTGTAAGAGGTGGTTGGGATAATTTATTGGCGATTATTCCTGGTGGATCATCGGTTCCACTCTTGCCTAAATCGATTTGTGACACGGTTCTCATGGATTTTGATAGTTTACGTGCGGTTCAATCGGGTCTTGGCACAGCAGCGATTATTGTGATGGATAAGTCAACCGATGTGATTGCGGCCATTATGCGTTTGTCTAAATTCTACATGCATGAATCATGTGGTCAGTGTACGCCTTGCCGTGAAGGTACGGGCTGGTTATGGCGCATGATGAAACGTATGGTGGATGGCAATGCCACGATTGATGAAATTGATTCCTTGCTCGATCTAACAAAACAGATTGAAGGCCATACTATTTGTGCCTTGGGTGATGCAGCTGCCTGGCCTGTACAAGGATTAATCCGCCATTTCCGTCCGGTTATGGAAGAGCGGATCCGGTCTTATCAAAAAAAATTAACGGCGGCATAA
- a CDS encoding HAMP domain-containing protein — protein sequence MYKILRNYLLNLSFKTKQMIAVMSIAIMTALMIAAAFITYDISSTKRSTIEELNLISNIIGKRTAPAMQFSSLTNKDKASENLADVSNKQSIVLACVYKKDGEIFASYHRQGSSDQCPVQLPKIGHSITSNSVNVFQEIVSISNQPVGFILVSSDLKEVHQHVLWFVTGVSGFLMIVLVLAYALANKMQKIISLPILELTKIASRITEDKDYSLRAPLFYRDELGILVESINVMLSEIQKRDQELLNANMHLEDKVKERTRQLEDLLEELRAALQVKSDFLANMNHEIRTPIHGVRNFIRFLVEDWDTLDDMGRKSLAIKTQTASERLLLLINNLLDLAKLGEKKMEFDKQLGLLSPLVEQILLESEGLARAKHITIIFEKPIGEQEFYFDQGRVGQVITNLVGNAVKYSNNGTITLRIIQASIESDDKQAIDGIGLSISDQGIGIPPNELAYIFEKFAESSRTKTKAGGTGLGLAICKEILQAHGGKIWAENNKEKGSTFTFLLPLSRSIQDTPPHTQS from the coding sequence ATGTATAAAATTTTGAGAAATTACCTCCTTAATCTGTCGTTTAAGACAAAGCAAATGATTGCGGTGATGTCGATTGCCATCATGACGGCATTAATGATTGCGGCTGCGTTTATTACGTATGATATCAGCTCTACCAAACGTTCGACTATTGAAGAACTTAACCTTATTAGCAATATCATTGGCAAGCGTACAGCACCAGCTATGCAGTTTTCCAGTCTTACCAATAAAGATAAGGCTTCGGAAAATTTAGCTGATGTCAGCAATAAACAATCCATTGTCCTGGCTTGTGTTTACAAGAAGGATGGAGAAATATTTGCCAGTTATCACCGGCAAGGTTCATCCGATCAGTGTCCCGTTCAATTACCGAAAATTGGCCATAGCATCACCTCCAACAGTGTGAATGTCTTTCAGGAAATCGTTAGTATCAGTAATCAACCGGTTGGTTTTATCCTCGTCAGTTCCGACTTAAAAGAAGTTCACCAGCATGTTTTGTGGTTTGTTACAGGCGTTTCTGGCTTTTTAATGATCGTACTGGTCCTTGCCTACGCTTTAGCCAATAAAATGCAGAAAATAATTTCTTTGCCCATTCTTGAACTTACCAAAATTGCCTCACGTATTACAGAAGATAAAGATTATTCGCTACGCGCTCCCCTCTTTTACCGTGATGAATTAGGAATTCTGGTAGAAAGCATCAATGTCATGCTTTCGGAAATTCAAAAACGTGACCAAGAATTACTGAATGCCAATATGCATCTTGAAGATAAAGTAAAGGAAAGAACCCGCCAGCTTGAAGACTTACTTGAAGAATTGAGAGCAGCTTTACAAGTCAAATCAGATTTCCTGGCGAATATGAACCACGAAATCCGCACACCTATTCATGGCGTGAGAAATTTCATCCGCTTCCTGGTAGAAGATTGGGATACCCTCGATGATATGGGAAGAAAGAGTCTGGCTATTAAGACGCAAACAGCGAGTGAACGTCTCCTGCTGCTCATCAACAACCTGCTGGATTTAGCAAAGCTGGGTGAGAAAAAAATGGAGTTTGATAAGCAGCTTGGCTTGTTATCCCCACTGGTTGAACAAATTTTGCTTGAAAGCGAAGGTCTGGCAAGAGCCAAACACATTACCATCATATTTGAAAAGCCCATCGGCGAACAAGAATTTTATTTTGATCAAGGGCGTGTTGGTCAGGTTATCACCAATCTAGTTGGAAATGCGGTTAAATATTCAAATAATGGCACGATAACCCTTCGTATTATCCAAGCCTCGATAGAATCCGATGACAAACAAGCTATTGATGGCATTGGCCTAAGTATTTCGGATCAAGGAATCGGTATTCCTCCAAATGAACTAGCCTATATTTTCGAAAAATTTGCGGAAAGTAGCAGAACGAAAACAAAAGCTGGCGGCACAGGACTTGGTCTTGCCATCTGCAAGGAAATTTTACAGGCTCACGGCGGGAAAATCTGGGCTGAGAATAACAAAGAAAAAGGCTCGACGTTTACTTTCCTTCTACCGCTATCTAGATCAATACAAGATACACCACCACATACTCAATCGTAA
- a CDS encoding winged helix-turn-helix domain-containing protein codes for MSILIVSPSVYLSYLIPQLLVPGTKIHPVTQIPEAEDALWKGLTLMIIDQQKAIDILKPVSPGEWKHITTWAKPVSAKQLQQSITENEMQQEEKDPVIHIGNYSLYPRGKYLMDMEQRVMVNLTTKEVEIITFLAQHGTTGVSKEQLLKSLWGIHTGMETHTVETHIYRLRQKINQFLNVSDFLVTDATGYKLGGLGSDK; via the coding sequence ATGTCCATTCTAATCGTTAGTCCCTCCGTGTATTTAAGTTACCTGATTCCCCAATTACTAGTGCCGGGGACAAAAATTCATCCTGTCACTCAGATACCTGAGGCTGAGGATGCCTTGTGGAAAGGGCTAACGTTGATGATCATTGATCAGCAAAAGGCGATTGATATTCTAAAGCCTGTATCTCCTGGAGAGTGGAAACACATCACGACATGGGCCAAACCTGTTTCTGCCAAACAGTTGCAGCAATCGATTACTGAAAATGAAATGCAGCAAGAAGAAAAAGACCCAGTTATTCATATTGGGAACTATAGCCTTTACCCGCGCGGCAAATATCTCATGGATATGGAACAACGGGTCATGGTGAATTTAACTACCAAAGAAGTGGAAATCATCACCTTCCTTGCCCAGCATGGTACGACTGGCGTTAGCAAAGAACAGCTGCTCAAATCCCTTTGGGGGATACACACAGGTATGGAAACACATACGGTGGAGACCCATATTTATCGTCTTCGTCAAAAAATTAATCAGTTTTTGAATGTCAGTGATTTTCTGGTCACAGATGCAACTGGTTATAAATTAGGTGGCCTTGGAAGCGATAAGTAA
- a CDS encoding NADH-quinone oxidoreductase subunit B has translation MFSLNQPIAPGATQDQMLNNVFDEISNRGFVTASLDNLLTWAHKGSLWPMTFGLACCAVEMMQTAASRYDMDRFGLLFRPSPRQSDVMIVAGTLTNKMAPALRKVYDQMAEPRWVISMGSCANGGGYYHYSYSVVRGCDRIVPVDVYVPGCPPTAEALLYGILQLQRKIKRQKILRRNG, from the coding sequence ATGTTTAGTTTAAATCAGCCGATTGCTCCTGGGGCAACGCAAGACCAGATGCTGAATAATGTGTTTGATGAAATCAGCAACCGTGGATTTGTGACGGCCAGCCTGGATAATCTGCTGACATGGGCACATAAAGGGTCTTTATGGCCAATGACTTTCGGTCTGGCCTGTTGTGCGGTTGAAATGATGCAAACGGCAGCTAGCCGTTATGATATGGATCGTTTTGGTTTGTTGTTTAGGCCCAGCCCACGCCAATCGGATGTGATGATTGTGGCCGGAACCCTAACCAATAAAATGGCTCCAGCGTTACGTAAAGTATATGACCAGATGGCTGAGCCGCGCTGGGTTATTTCGATGGGAAGCTGTGCCAATGGCGGCGGTTATTACCATTATTCCTATTCGGTCGTGCGTGGATGTGACCGGATTGTGCCGGTTGATGTTTACGTGCCGGGATGTCCGCCAACTGCAGAAGCCTTGCTTTACGGTATTTTGCAGTTGCAGCGTAAAATTAAACGCCAAAAAATATTGCGGAGGAATGGTTAG
- a CDS encoding response regulator has protein sequence MTKASPYADVKILVADDDDGNLFIAAHLLRSRLGFTQVIEASDGIQARELLDANKDIAIMLLDRMMPRKTGIELCHELANDPEYKHIPIIFQTGKTALEELMEVLDAGAHYLVKKPFQQEELQAFFYPMADRVLRERHFQEALAKPSETPPTSFELSTLEEAKDIALKLARHFPQPMAVAPTIYELLANAIEHGNLSIRNLKATYLRQGNYQKKLIEALEDPANKDKKAKASIIKDATSVSVFIEDQGDGFNADPYRCVAAESIVLPTKKGITRACTAFHRVEYVEPGNKVKATWIL, from the coding sequence ATGACTAAAGCTTCCCCTTATGCCGATGTTAAAATTCTCGTTGCCGATGATGATGATGGCAATTTATTTATTGCCGCACATTTATTGAGATCCCGTCTAGGATTTACACAAGTGATCGAAGCTTCTGATGGGATTCAAGCACGAGAACTATTAGACGCTAATAAGGATATTGCGATCATGTTGCTAGACAGAATGATGCCACGCAAAACAGGGATTGAACTCTGCCACGAATTAGCCAATGATCCTGAATATAAACATATTCCTATTATATTCCAAACAGGTAAAACTGCATTGGAAGAATTAATGGAAGTCCTCGATGCGGGCGCTCATTACCTGGTCAAAAAACCTTTCCAACAAGAAGAATTGCAAGCTTTCTTTTACCCCATGGCTGACCGAGTGTTGCGAGAACGGCATTTTCAAGAAGCATTAGCTAAACCAAGTGAAACACCCCCAACCTCCTTTGAACTCAGTACATTGGAAGAAGCCAAAGACATTGCCCTCAAATTAGCTCGACATTTCCCGCAACCTATGGCGGTCGCTCCAACCATCTACGAATTATTAGCGAATGCCATAGAGCATGGCAATTTAAGCATTAGGAATTTAAAGGCCACGTATCTAAGACAAGGAAATTATCAGAAGAAACTTATAGAAGCCCTTGAGGATCCTGCCAATAAGGATAAAAAAGCGAAAGCGTCGATCATTAAAGATGCAACCAGTGTTTCCGTGTTCATTGAAGATCAAGGTGATGGCTTCAATGCCGATCCTTACCGCTGCGTTGCTGCCGAATCAATTGTCCTTCCAACTAAAAAAGGCATTACCCGTGCGTGTACCGCCTTCCACCGGGTTGAATATGTGGAACCAGGCAACAAAGTGAAGGCGACGTGGATACTGTAG
- the nuoE gene encoding NADH-quinone oxidoreductase subunit NuoE, which translates to MSQRPVAKIQPESFEFTPENLKKAEEFIATYPKGRQQSAVLPLLDLAQRQNQNWVSLAAMDVIAQMLQMPYIRVYEVATFYSMFNLAPVGKHFIQICRTTPCWLRGSDDVTSACKSKLGIGIGETTEDGKFSLVEVECLGACVNAPVVQINDDYYEDLDRQSMERVLDELASGRHPKVGSVKGRQCSAPEGWSPSQKEGA; encoded by the coding sequence ATGAGTCAAAGACCTGTTGCTAAGATTCAGCCAGAATCATTTGAGTTTACGCCTGAAAATCTAAAAAAGGCAGAGGAGTTTATCGCGACATATCCTAAAGGGCGGCAGCAAAGTGCGGTATTGCCTTTGTTAGATTTGGCACAGCGCCAAAATCAAAATTGGGTTTCGCTGGCGGCGATGGATGTTATTGCGCAAATGTTGCAAATGCCCTATATCCGCGTTTATGAAGTAGCAACGTTTTATAGCATGTTCAATTTAGCCCCTGTTGGTAAACACTTTATCCAGATATGTAGAACGACACCGTGTTGGCTGCGTGGATCGGATGATGTAACCAGCGCCTGTAAAAGCAAATTAGGTATCGGCATAGGTGAAACCACCGAGGATGGCAAGTTCAGTCTGGTGGAAGTGGAATGCCTGGGAGCCTGCGTGAATGCGCCGGTGGTTCAAATCAATGATGATTATTATGAAGATCTTGATCGCCAGAGCATGGAACGTGTCTTGGATGAACTGGCCTCAGGTCGCCATCCTAAAGTAGGTTCAGTTAAAGGCCGTCAATGTTCGGCTCCCGAAGGTTGGTCGCCTTCACAAAAGGAGGGTGCGTAA